Proteins encoded within one genomic window of Cytophagales bacterium:
- a CDS encoding transposase: MSRKYKFHNKQGLYFVSIAAVYWIDVFIRDQYFHTVVESLGLCRKNKELELYAWCIMPSHIHMVFKSKNEDPGGLFRDFKTFTSKEMQRAI; the protein is encoded by the coding sequence ATGAGTAGGAAATACAAGTTTCATAATAAACAAGGTCTATACTTCGTGAGTATTGCTGCGGTCTACTGGATAGATGTTTTCATAAGAGATCAATACTTTCACACTGTTGTAGAGAGCTTAGGCTTGTGTCGAAAAAACAAAGAGCTGGAATTGTACGCGTGGTGCATCATGCCGAGTCACATCCATATGGTGTTTAAATCCAAAAATGAAGATCCTGGTGGTCTATTCAGAGATTTCAAAACTTTTACTTCTAAAGAGATGCAGAGAGCCATTTAG
- a CDS encoding porin family protein, translating to MKGIIFLILALNVSVLSAQSSFQIGIRGGLNYVNNIYKINDIGESGNEYRFGYHLGVQGKFKVMDRFFFSPEISWNNKGYYNAGINQLGNFNEAFAFIHFLDESNTHLNYVSLPLLVEFRPVSKIGLLLGPEISYLISAKASLISSDTDVDMLELWESVNIVNRIDFGLTGGVEYRLYENLTLGI from the coding sequence ATGAAAGGCATAATATTCTTGATTTTGGCACTGAATGTCAGTGTTCTTTCAGCGCAATCTAGCTTTCAAATCGGTATTCGCGGCGGATTGAATTATGTCAATAATATTTATAAAATCAACGACATAGGTGAGAGTGGAAATGAATACCGATTCGGTTATCATCTGGGCGTGCAGGGGAAATTTAAAGTGATGGATCGTTTCTTTTTCTCACCCGAGATTTCCTGGAACAACAAAGGGTATTATAATGCTGGCATTAATCAACTCGGAAACTTTAACGAGGCTTTTGCATTTATTCATTTTCTGGATGAGTCCAATACACATCTGAATTATGTTTCGCTACCGCTATTAGTGGAATTTCGTCCGGTATCTAAAATTGGCCTCCTATTAGGTCCGGAAATTAGTTACCTGATCTCGGCAAAGGCAAGTTTAATTTCCTCTGACACTGACGTAGACATGCTTGAATTATGGGAATCTGTAAATATTGTCAATCGTATAGATTTTGGTTTGACTGGCGGCGTTGAATATCGCTTATATGAGAACCTGACGCTGGGAATATGA
- the gatC gene encoding Asp-tRNA(Asn)/Glu-tRNA(Gln) amidotransferase subunit GatC: MNIDKETLKKVAHLARLGVDPSMEKEMLQDMEEILTWVEKLKEVDTEGVAPLTQMSFEKNAMRPDKAKRELSKDAGLKNAPGHDGHHFLVPKVLDQKK, encoded by the coding sequence ATGAATATCGACAAGGAGACCTTAAAAAAAGTAGCTCACCTGGCACGTCTGGGGGTGGATCCATCCATGGAGAAGGAGATGCTTCAAGATATGGAAGAGATCCTGACCTGGGTTGAAAAACTGAAAGAAGTCGATACGGAAGGAGTAGCGCCATTGACCCAAATGTCTTTCGAGAAAAATGCAATGCGTCCCGATAAAGCGAAGCGTGAATTGTCGAAAGACGCGGGTTTGAAGAACGCGCCAGGACACGACGGCCATCATTTTCTAGTACCTAAAGTTCTTGATCAAAAAAAATGA
- a CDS encoding ATP-binding cassette domain-containing protein has protein sequence MDLLEIQNVSKAYSGHVALRDISLGIPEKSVFGLLGPNGAGKTTLIRIITQIISSDSGSIKLRGQEITPADVRKIGYLPEERGLYKKMKVGDQLLFLAGLKGLSKAEAKKQIKFWFGKLNIDGWWNKKVEDLSKGMSQKIQFIATVLHQPDLIILDEPFSGFDPVNANLIKENILELRDRGATIIFSTHRMESVEELCDTVAMINHSKKILDGSNEEIKESYRNNTFQVAHTKSLTALPAGFELLSTDSNNGSLVHSEIQIPQASSPNDLLQALLPMTEIHSFTEKIPSMNDIFIMKVQEGGNHE, from the coding sequence TTGGATTTACTTGAAATACAAAATGTAAGCAAGGCTTATAGCGGGCATGTTGCGCTCCGGGATATAAGTCTAGGCATACCAGAAAAATCCGTCTTTGGCCTGTTAGGGCCAAACGGCGCAGGCAAAACAACACTGATTAGGATCATTACACAGATCATTAGCAGTGACTCGGGAAGCATTAAGCTCCGAGGGCAGGAAATTACTCCGGCTGACGTAAGAAAGATTGGCTACCTCCCTGAAGAAAGAGGTCTTTACAAAAAGATGAAGGTCGGGGATCAGTTGCTGTTCCTTGCTGGATTGAAAGGCTTGTCAAAAGCAGAAGCCAAAAAACAAATCAAGTTTTGGTTTGGAAAACTGAATATTGATGGCTGGTGGAACAAGAAAGTGGAAGACCTCTCGAAAGGAATGAGTCAAAAGATCCAGTTCATTGCGACGGTACTTCATCAGCCGGACCTGATCATCCTGGATGAACCGTTTTCGGGTTTTGACCCTGTCAATGCAAACCTGATCAAAGAAAACATCCTGGAATTGCGTGATCGTGGTGCGACCATCATTTTCTCTACGCACCGAATGGAGTCGGTAGAAGAACTCTGTGATACGGTGGCCATGATCAATCACTCGAAAAAGATCCTCGATGGGTCTAACGAGGAGATCAAAGAAAGTTATCGAAACAATACGTTTCAAGTGGCACACACGAAATCATTAACAGCTCTGCCAGCAGGGTTTGAACTGCTGAGTACTGACAGTAACAACGGGTCTTTGGTCCATTCTGAGATTCAGATCCCACAAGCCAGTTCACCCAACGATTTATTACAAGCATTGCTTCCAATGACTGAAATACATTCATTCACAGAAAAAATTCCAAGCATGAACGACATCTTCATTATGAAAGTACAGGAAGGAGGGAATCATGAGTAA
- a CDS encoding ABC transporter permease gives MSNTRFIFEREYMERVKKKSFLLATILTPLIFPAFIGIVVFLTKLDDTGERKIEIVDESGLFADGFNITEYEINMSDRSIEEAKEALNDGEYYGVLHIPKLDLDNPEGIGFYSKTNPGFNFIGKFRGPIRDRLEDLKMEELNIDKAIIEQIKTSVSIATFNVTDTGESKESDTKVASVLGYIMAFLTYMFVFVYGSFIMQSVLNEKTSKIVEIIVSSVKPTQLMLGKVLANGAVALTQFAIWITLVFVITTALSSIFGYDPQTAQQGMMQEQMEMAKTMADDAGVEQPDMPDMVKEMFDVIYSLPVAQIIGMFLFYFLGGFLLYGALFAAVGSAVDSIQEAQQFMLPVSLPIILSIMLVSVVLQNPDGGAAVTLSMIPFTSPILMMTRVPFGVPGWQIAISMILLVGGFLFTLWLAGRIYRVGILTSGSKVTYKTLAKWFLMKNY, from the coding sequence ATGAGTAACACGCGATTCATCTTCGAAAGAGAGTACATGGAGCGAGTTAAGAAGAAATCGTTCCTGTTGGCGACCATACTTACGCCATTGATTTTTCCGGCCTTCATTGGGATCGTTGTTTTCCTTACCAAGTTGGACGACACTGGTGAGCGAAAGATCGAAATTGTAGATGAAAGCGGTCTGTTTGCGGATGGCTTTAACATCACGGAATATGAAATAAACATGAGCGATCGTTCCATCGAGGAAGCCAAAGAAGCATTAAATGATGGCGAGTATTACGGGGTTTTGCACATTCCCAAACTCGATCTGGATAATCCAGAAGGCATTGGGTTTTACTCCAAGACCAATCCGGGATTTAACTTCATTGGTAAGTTCAGAGGACCGATCAGAGATCGTCTGGAAGACCTGAAAATGGAAGAACTTAACATTGACAAAGCGATCATAGAACAAATCAAGACGTCTGTTTCTATTGCCACTTTTAATGTAACTGACACAGGAGAATCCAAGGAGTCTGATACGAAAGTAGCCTCGGTTCTGGGTTACATCATGGCCTTTTTGACCTACATGTTTGTCTTTGTATATGGTAGTTTCATCATGCAGAGCGTGTTGAATGAAAAGACCAGTAAGATCGTTGAGATCATTGTGTCCTCTGTAAAGCCAACGCAATTGATGTTAGGTAAAGTTTTGGCTAATGGAGCAGTGGCGCTTACTCAGTTTGCGATATGGATCACACTTGTATTTGTGATCACGACTGCACTTTCCAGCATTTTCGGTTATGATCCACAAACTGCGCAGCAAGGCATGATGCAGGAGCAAATGGAGATGGCAAAAACAATGGCCGATGATGCAGGTGTTGAGCAACCTGACATGCCTGACATGGTGAAGGAAATGTTCGACGTTATTTATAGCCTGCCTGTCGCTCAGATAATAGGCATGTTCTTGTTCTATTTCCTGGGCGGGTTCTTGTTGTATGGTGCATTATTCGCGGCAGTTGGATCTGCTGTCGACAGTATTCAGGAAGCACAACAATTCATGCTTCCGGTTTCCCTTCCGATCATACTGAGTATCATGCTTGTGAGTGTCGTCTTACAAAACCCCGATGGTGGTGCAGCAGTGACGCTCTCTATGATCCCATTCACCAGTCCGATTTTGATGATGACCCGTGTGCCTTTTGGAGTGCCTGGATGGCAGATTGCCATTTCAATGATCTTGCTGGTAGGCGGTTTCTTATTCACGCTATGGTTGGCAGGACGAATCTATCGCGTAGGAATCCTGACCAGTGGAAGCAAAGTGACTTATAAGACCCTGGCCAAGTGGTTCTTGATGAAGAATTATTGA
- a CDS encoding DUF389 domain-containing protein, with protein sequence MARRSNPTKSLISFFKELFDLHEDKERESTTIKEISKGVEFKGTNLWILIFAIFIASIGLNVNSTPVVIGAMLISPLMGPIMGIGLGAGINDFDLIKKALRNLGIAVAISVLTSALYFWITPLHEAQSELLARTYPTLWDVLIAFFGGLAGIVVGSRKEKSNAIPGVAIATALMPPLCTAGYGLANWNLVYFVGAFYLFFINSVFITVATFLIVRFLKYPRKKFEDPGMEVRVKRYISFFVIITIIPSVYLAYHLVQRTLFEQNARYYISTAFDFDDTEVILQDFNYHPNEAKIEVTLYGKPLDQDQIENLKKQLPVFKLEGSDLVIHQGYIDPGANDKKFEIMSDQIKLDIVEDLYRQNQEVIQSKDQQIEFLENELVKYQLAAYPVEEITEELQIHYESLTDFAMSNAICKRLSSARVDTVCIAMAGFTKRPKKGDLKKIEQWLKLRVKADSVRVVLL encoded by the coding sequence GTGGCCAGGCGAAGTAATCCAACAAAATCACTGATCTCCTTCTTCAAGGAGTTATTTGACCTCCATGAAGATAAAGAACGAGAGTCTACGACCATCAAGGAGATTTCAAAAGGAGTAGAATTCAAAGGGACCAACCTTTGGATCCTGATCTTCGCGATCTTTATTGCCTCCATTGGCCTGAATGTCAATTCCACGCCGGTAGTGATCGGTGCGATGTTGATTTCTCCTTTGATGGGTCCAATCATGGGGATTGGGCTTGGAGCTGGTATCAATGATTTTGACCTGATCAAAAAGGCCCTTCGTAATCTGGGCATTGCCGTCGCCATCAGTGTATTGACTTCTGCTCTATATTTTTGGATCACTCCGTTGCATGAAGCGCAATCTGAGTTATTGGCACGAACCTATCCTACTTTATGGGACGTACTGATTGCGTTTTTCGGAGGTTTGGCAGGCATTGTCGTGGGATCACGTAAAGAAAAATCTAATGCCATCCCGGGAGTGGCCATCGCCACGGCACTGATGCCACCTTTGTGCACGGCTGGTTATGGGTTAGCCAATTGGAACCTGGTGTATTTTGTTGGTGCCTTTTATCTCTTTTTCATCAACAGTGTTTTCATCACCGTCGCTACTTTCCTGATCGTCAGGTTCCTGAAATATCCACGGAAAAAGTTCGAAGACCCAGGAATGGAGGTCCGTGTAAAACGCTACATCAGCTTTTTTGTCATCATCACGATCATTCCAAGCGTGTACCTGGCCTATCACCTCGTACAAAGAACTTTGTTTGAGCAAAATGCCCGCTACTATATCTCAACTGCTTTTGATTTTGATGACACGGAAGTGATCCTTCAGGATTTTAATTACCATCCCAATGAGGCCAAAATCGAGGTGACCCTTTATGGAAAACCATTGGATCAAGACCAAATTGAGAACTTAAAAAAACAGCTTCCTGTGTTTAAATTGGAAGGTAGCGACCTGGTGATCCATCAAGGATATATTGACCCTGGTGCCAATGACAAAAAGTTTGAGATCATGTCTGACCAGATCAAGCTGGACATTGTGGAAGACCTTTACAGACAAAATCAGGAAGTCATTCAGTCGAAAGACCAGCAGATCGAGTTTCTGGAAAACGAACTAGTGAAATATCAATTGGCAGCTTATCCCGTCGAGGAAATCACAGAAGAACTGCAAATCCATTACGAGAGTCTTACCGATTTTGCCATGAGCAATGCCATTTGCAAGCGTCTGTCCAGTGCAAGGGTAGATACCGTCTGTATCGCCATGGCAGGCTTTACCAAACGACCTAAAAAGGGGGACTTGAAAAAGATTGAGCAGTGGCTCAAACTACGCGTTAAAGCAGATAGTGTGCGGGTGGTTCTATTGTAA
- a CDS encoding DUF4249 domain-containing protein — protein sequence MKAIFKLLAISIFLLTTGGCTELITLDTPRTDRHLAVEGFINNLDEGSWVRLSTTTPGLEGIGSNLLGINANVSLIHDDQVFLYEEVSPGSYFLAPEGFQGQVGETYRLRIVTANNDTYESEEVTIPAAVPIASTRAELVVMVLEIEGIETTQYFHDVYAEFVNSEKDQFIKIENQGMAEVFVDYEVTRCGLNLDLPRGPAAGLSCWSLRDPISSEIKLTTNIGLNRSENYDVVGIRVPFQFQARYVTTLTAHNMSVGSFNYWENVRQQLNNVGGPFDPPIQPLPGNLTNTEDSGDIVLGYFHAYGTSVAKTCFDRSDVPETADIPIIGPPCLITCEEWWAPATFDDPVGLELCE from the coding sequence ATGAAGGCCATTTTTAAGCTGCTTGCCATTTCCATTTTTTTATTGACCACTGGTGGATGCACAGAACTCATTACACTGGATACACCTCGCACTGATAGACATCTCGCTGTAGAAGGCTTTATCAATAATTTAGATGAGGGAAGCTGGGTTCGTTTGTCGACCACTACCCCTGGACTAGAGGGCATTGGAAGCAATCTGCTTGGCATCAATGCGAATGTGAGTCTTATACATGATGATCAGGTTTTTCTATATGAAGAAGTCTCACCGGGCAGCTATTTCTTAGCTCCTGAAGGTTTTCAGGGACAAGTTGGTGAAACCTATCGCCTGCGCATTGTTACTGCGAACAATGATACCTATGAATCTGAGGAAGTTACCATTCCTGCAGCAGTTCCAATTGCTAGTACCAGAGCGGAATTAGTGGTAATGGTTTTGGAGATAGAAGGCATTGAAACAACGCAATACTTCCATGATGTCTACGCTGAATTTGTGAACAGTGAAAAGGATCAATTCATCAAAATTGAGAACCAAGGAATGGCTGAGGTCTTTGTGGATTATGAGGTGACACGATGCGGCTTAAATTTGGATTTGCCTAGAGGTCCGGCTGCCGGACTAAGCTGCTGGTCTTTGCGTGATCCGATTTCCAGTGAAATTAAACTAACAACCAACATTGGCCTCAATCGATCCGAAAACTATGACGTAGTGGGGATCAGGGTTCCCTTCCAATTCCAGGCGAGGTACGTGACCACCCTTACGGCGCACAATATGTCTGTGGGCTCTTTCAATTACTGGGAAAATGTAAGACAACAATTGAATAACGTCGGAGGGCCGTTTGATCCTCCAATCCAGCCACTGCCAGGGAATCTCACGAATACCGAGGATTCAGGTGATATCGTTTTGGGATATTTCCATGCTTATGGAACGTCAGTAGCTAAGACGTGTTTTGACCGGTCAGATGTCCCGGAAACGGCTGATATTCCCATCATTGGACCCCCATGCTTAATCACCTGTGAGGAGTGGTGGGCGCCTGCCACGTTTGATGATCCTGTGGGATTGGAGTTGTGTGAGTAG
- the kbl gene encoding glycine C-acetyltransferase, producing the protein MYDSLKQKLDQEIADIKAAGLYKTERIITSPQDAVIKLQDGSEVINFCANNYLGLSSHPKVVEAAKAAIDSHGFGMSSVRFICGTQDLHKTLEQKISEFLGTEDTILYAAAFDANGGVFEPLLGPEDAIISDSLNHASIIDGVRLCKAQRLRYTHNDMADLEAKLQEATSAKVKVIVTDGVFSMDGTIAQLDKICELAEKYDAVVMTDECHSTGFIGKTGRGVHEYRGVMDKVDIITGTLGKALGGASGGFTSGKKEIIDILRQRSRPYLFSNTLAPSITGASIAVLDMLSETTELRDKLESNTKYFREQMTNAGFDIKPGDSAIVPIMLYDAVLSQDMAAKLLERGIYVIGFYYPVVPKGQARIRVQLSAVHEQEHLDKAIAAFTEVGKELGVLK; encoded by the coding sequence ATGTACGATTCACTGAAACAAAAATTGGATCAGGAGATTGCTGACATCAAAGCTGCCGGATTATACAAAACCGAGCGCATCATCACGTCACCGCAAGATGCTGTGATCAAGTTGCAGGATGGTAGCGAAGTGATCAATTTCTGTGCAAATAACTACCTGGGACTGTCTTCCCACCCCAAGGTGGTTGAAGCGGCAAAGGCAGCAATCGATTCACATGGATTCGGAATGTCATCTGTACGTTTCATCTGTGGCACGCAAGACCTGCACAAAACATTGGAGCAGAAGATATCTGAATTTCTGGGTACGGAAGACACCATCCTTTATGCTGCGGCTTTTGATGCTAATGGAGGCGTTTTTGAACCATTGCTCGGACCGGAAGATGCAATCATTTCCGATTCACTCAATCACGCTTCGATCATTGATGGCGTTCGGCTTTGCAAAGCACAACGCCTGCGCTACACCCACAATGACATGGCTGATCTGGAGGCCAAGCTTCAGGAAGCGACTTCTGCCAAAGTAAAAGTGATTGTAACTGATGGAGTATTCTCCATGGATGGTACCATCGCGCAATTGGACAAGATCTGCGAATTAGCTGAAAAGTACGATGCCGTCGTGATGACAGATGAGTGTCACAGCACCGGATTCATAGGTAAAACCGGTCGAGGTGTGCACGAATACCGTGGTGTGATGGACAAAGTAGACATCATCACTGGAACGCTCGGCAAGGCACTGGGCGGGGCCAGTGGTGGATTTACTTCCGGTAAAAAAGAGATCATAGATATCCTGAGACAGAGATCAAGACCTTACTTGTTCTCCAACACGCTGGCTCCTTCTATCACGGGGGCTTCTATTGCCGTGCTGGACATGCTATCTGAAACGACCGAACTAAGAGATAAGCTGGAGTCGAATACCAAATATTTCCGGGAGCAAATGACGAATGCCGGGTTTGACATCAAACCTGGAGACAGTGCTATCGTTCCGATCATGCTCTACGATGCAGTATTGTCGCAAGACATGGCTGCCAAGTTATTGGAACGAGGTATCTACGTGATTGGCTTCTATTATCCGGTTGTTCCAAAAGGACAAGCCAGAATCAGGGTACAGCTCTCTGCCGTACATGAGCAGGAACATCTGGACAAAGCCATTGCAGCATTTACAGAAGTAGGTAAAGAGCTGGGGGTGTTGAAGTAA
- a CDS encoding MGMT family protein, translating into MRERKLPATFFEDVYEVVKLVPSGRVTTYGAIAAYLGLKSSARMVGWAMNQTPKGQGIPAHRVVNRIGLLTGKHYFSDPMEMENTLQAEGIEIKEDKIQRFKEVFWDPMKELEL; encoded by the coding sequence ATGAGAGAAAGAAAACTTCCAGCTACATTTTTTGAGGACGTCTACGAGGTGGTAAAACTTGTGCCTTCCGGGCGTGTAACGACCTACGGTGCAATTGCTGCTTATTTGGGATTAAAATCCAGCGCCAGAATGGTTGGGTGGGCCATGAACCAAACGCCTAAAGGACAAGGAATTCCCGCCCATCGGGTAGTCAATCGAATTGGGTTACTTACGGGCAAGCACTACTTCAGTGATCCAATGGAAATGGAAAATACCCTTCAGGCAGAAGGTATTGAGATCAAGGAAGACAAAATCCAGCGTTTTAAGGAAGTTTTCTGGGATCCAATGAAAGAATTGGAGTTGTAA
- a CDS encoding ABC transporter ATP-binding protein, with translation MSKIIETTEISRRYVMGSETINALESISIGIDKGEYVAFMGPSGSGKSTLMNIIGCLDTPTSGTYILNNNDVSDLTENELAEIRNKEIGFVFQTFNLLPRATSLENVALPLVYAGLSKSDREEKAMMALEGVGLGERYKHKPNELSGGQRQRVAIARALVNDPSIILADEPTGNLDSKTSYSIMDLFRELHEKGNTIIMVTHEEDIAEYSHRIVRLRDGLVETDQINENVRQTIPVA, from the coding sequence ATGAGCAAAATAATAGAAACAACCGAAATCTCTCGAAGGTATGTCATGGGTAGCGAAACCATAAATGCCCTGGAATCCATTTCGATCGGTATTGACAAAGGAGAATACGTTGCTTTTATGGGACCATCGGGATCAGGAAAGTCTACGCTGATGAACATCATTGGTTGTTTAGATACCCCTACTTCCGGGACTTACATTCTGAATAATAATGACGTCAGTGATCTCACAGAGAATGAACTGGCTGAGATTCGTAATAAAGAAATTGGTTTCGTATTCCAGACATTTAATCTGCTGCCAAGAGCTACCTCTTTAGAAAATGTAGCCTTGCCTTTGGTGTATGCCGGACTCAGCAAGTCTGATCGTGAAGAAAAGGCAATGATGGCCCTCGAAGGGGTGGGATTGGGTGAACGATACAAGCATAAACCAAATGAACTCTCCGGGGGACAAAGACAAAGGGTGGCCATTGCCAGGGCCCTAGTGAATGACCCCAGTATCATTCTGGCAGATGAGCCGACGGGTAACCTCGATTCCAAGACCTCCTACAGTATAATGGACCTTTTCCGTGAATTACATGAAAAAGGAAATACCATTATCATGGTAACACACGAGGAGGACATTGCCGAATATTCGCACCGAATTGTACGCCTGAGAGATGGACTCGTAGAAACCGATCAAATCAACGAAAATGTGCGGCAAACCATTCCGGTTGCATGA
- a CDS encoding cob(I)yrinic acid a,c-diamide adenosyltransferase, producing the protein MSSKIYTKTGDGGKTSLLGGKKVAKSDLRIDAYGNVDELNSFIGYLRDHEAVEARIGNQFYWVQEHLFSIGSLLATESDFSGFELPGITQAEISQLEAWIDKYTEELPPLKNFILPGGHQVVSLCHICRTVCRRTERSIEKLSQEEALDELILPFINRLSDYFFIMARKLGKDLDAPEIPWVPRT; encoded by the coding sequence ATGAGTTCAAAAATCTACACCAAGACCGGAGACGGAGGTAAAACCTCTTTACTCGGCGGTAAAAAAGTAGCAAAATCTGACCTCCGTATTGACGCATACGGCAATGTAGATGAGCTCAATTCTTTCATAGGGTACCTACGTGATCATGAAGCGGTAGAAGCTCGCATTGGTAATCAGTTCTATTGGGTGCAGGAGCATCTGTTTTCCATTGGTTCCTTGCTCGCGACCGAATCAGATTTTTCCGGTTTCGAGTTGCCGGGTATTACCCAGGCTGAGATTTCCCAATTGGAGGCATGGATTGACAAATACACCGAAGAATTACCGCCACTTAAAAATTTCATTTTGCCCGGTGGACATCAAGTCGTCTCTTTGTGCCACATTTGCAGAACAGTTTGTCGCAGGACTGAACGAAGTATCGAAAAACTCAGCCAGGAAGAAGCCCTGGATGAGCTGATTTTACCTTTTATCAATCGACTTTCGGATTATTTCTTCATCATGGCGCGCAAACTGGGAAAAGATTTGGACGCACCCGAGATTCCCTGGGTGCCAAGAACTTAA
- a CDS encoding branched-chain amino acid aminotransferase: MIDTLDIQINRTSNTRIHDVDMVNPAFGKVYSDHMFMADFYNGDWQDLRIVPYGDLQISPANTTLHYASTIFEGLKAHRTASGKVQLFRPRDNARRMMESAVRMCMPQVPEELFMQGLNELLKLDDQWVPNAPGTSLYVRPFQLAMDPYVGIRPSDTYSFMIITGPVGAYYSEPVRVKIETEFTRAAAGGTGFAKTGGNYAAALYPAKLAQEQGYHQLIWTDAKTHEYVEESGTMNLMFVINDTLVTAPTGDTILRGITRDSILQLARDHGMNVEERPIKVKEVVESIENGSMQEAFGAGTAATVAQIKTIGFEGTDYDLPDVATRKYSNQFLKDLNDIKSSVKEDKHGWIYEVQ, translated from the coding sequence ATGATCGACACCCTGGACATTCAAATAAATCGCACCAGCAATACTCGTATTCACGATGTTGACATGGTCAACCCTGCATTTGGGAAAGTATACAGTGATCACATGTTCATGGCGGACTTCTACAATGGAGACTGGCAGGACCTGAGAATTGTTCCCTATGGTGATCTTCAGATCAGCCCTGCCAATACGACACTACACTATGCTTCCACCATTTTCGAAGGATTAAAAGCGCATCGTACAGCATCCGGGAAAGTACAGCTATTCCGTCCTCGGGATAATGCGCGACGAATGATGGAAAGTGCTGTGAGAATGTGCATGCCTCAGGTTCCTGAAGAGCTTTTTATGCAAGGCTTGAATGAACTGTTGAAACTGGATGATCAATGGGTACCAAATGCCCCTGGAACTTCATTATATGTACGCCCTTTCCAGTTGGCGATGGATCCGTACGTAGGTATTCGACCTTCTGACACGTACTCTTTTATGATCATCACCGGACCTGTTGGAGCCTATTACTCTGAGCCGGTACGGGTGAAAATCGAAACAGAATTTACCAGAGCAGCTGCCGGTGGAACAGGCTTTGCCAAAACCGGAGGTAATTACGCTGCGGCACTCTACCCTGCGAAACTAGCGCAGGAACAAGGCTATCACCAGCTTATCTGGACAGATGCCAAAACGCACGAATACGTTGAGGAGTCCGGAACGATGAACCTGATGTTCGTGATCAATGATACCCTGGTGACTGCTCCTACCGGAGATACGATCCTGAGGGGGATCACCAGAGATAGTATCCTTCAATTGGCACGAGATCATGGCATGAATGTGGAAGAGCGTCCAATCAAGGTCAAAGAAGTTGTAGAGAGCATTGAAAATGGCAGTATGCAAGAAGCGTTTGGCGCGGGAACCGCAGCTACCGTAGCTCAAATCAAAACCATTGGTTTCGAAGGTACTGATTACGATTTACCCGATGTGGCCACCAGAAAATACTCTAATCAGTTCTTGAAAGATTTAAATGACATCAAATCGAGTGTCAAAGAAGACAAGCACGGCTGGATCTACGAAGTTCAGTAA
- a CDS encoding DUF1801 domain-containing protein, which produces MAELKTTPNAGDVEAFLSSVEDETKRDDCYAILKMMEEITGEPPKMWGGTIVGFGSYNYKYESGRTGTWFLTGFSPRKQNLTMYLMPGAESLEDLFKGLGKYKIGKGCLYVKKLEQIDQDVLRKLIQGSVDKLKEMYKEYN; this is translated from the coding sequence ATGGCTGAGCTGAAGACCACTCCTAATGCCGGAGATGTCGAAGCGTTTCTTTCCTCAGTTGAAGACGAAACCAAGCGAGATGATTGCTATGCCATCCTGAAAATGATGGAAGAGATCACCGGTGAACCTCCGAAAATGTGGGGTGGTACTATCGTGGGTTTTGGTAGCTACAATTACAAATATGAATCTGGCAGGACAGGCACCTGGTTCTTGACCGGCTTTTCTCCCAGAAAGCAAAACCTTACCATGTACCTCATGCCTGGTGCAGAATCATTAGAAGATCTTTTCAAAGGTCTGGGTAAATACAAAATAGGCAAAGGCTGTTTGTATGTCAAAAAGCTTGAGCAGATCGATCAGGATGTCTTGAGAAAGCTGATCCAGGGATCGGTAGACAAGCTGAAGGAGATGTACAAAGAGTATAATTGA